The DNA region AGCGACGACGATGCCTCGATATTCGGGTCTTAATCCATGGATAATTATTCTTTTTTGCCTAGATTCTGCAATGGTAGCAGTAGGATCTAATTCAGAAAGTTCACGGCAAATAGACTTTACCTTGTAGAAATATTCGGCAATCGTCATGTCTCGTTGGGCCACCGAAAACAACTCGTTCTCGAGAAGCTGCAATCTTGTAACTTTCCTATTTGAAAAGAGTCTGGCGAAGGTGTCCCACGCTTCTTTTGGTGTCTTGGCCTTCCATATGTACTCCAACATGTCATCTTCAACTGTGGTTTTTAAGGCAAACATGGCTTTACCTTCTTTGATTTTCCTCTCCCTCGAAATCTGCGTAGGCGGAGTCGGATCCGCAACTGGAGCCGGATCCTCAACCGGAGCCGGATCCTCAACCGGAGCCGGATCCGCAACCGGAGCCGGATCCGTAACTTCATTACCGCTAACGATATCCCAAAGATCTTGGCCTTGTAGGTAAGACTCCATACACGTCGCCCATgtgttgtaatttttgttgttcAACTTTTTGATTCCTCCAACAACTTGAAGATCTCCCATTGTGTCGGTAGAATAGCGATAAGCCGAACAAGATTAGTTAACAATCTTGCAAAGTACTAGACTTCTCACGATTCTCGAAAGCTTCACTAGAAACAGTCCCTGATCGTACCGCTCTTATACCAATTGTTGAGTAAAAACTAGAGTACAtaactctaacacaagtgttggagagacaacacaagtaaacaaattacttgtattacacacacaaaatattacaacacacaAACTCTCAAGGACACTCTTTAGAAGTTATGATAGAAGTTATGACACTCACTCTTTCTAGAGACACCCTCTAGACCACTCACACTTTTCACAAGACTAGTCACTTACAAGACTTCCTACTTTTTTACTTAGCTCTCTCTTCTTGGCTACTTTCATCTTACTTgattacattacttgaattacACCATTACATATTTATAGGCTTGCTAAACCGACTTACTAAGTCGGTGGAATGGACTTATTTCATCCTAGCCATCATTCTAGACTTTTCTACAAACAGCCCACCGACATGGACTTTGCATGACAACCTCACAATTGTACAAATATCTAGATCTTTCTAGCTAGTGATCCACCGACATATCCATGCAATAAGTTTCTAGCATTTACATGGATCATACTTTCTAGAGACACACTCTAGACCACTCACACTCTTCACAAGACTACTCACTTACAAGACTTCTCACTCTCTTACTTAGCTCTCTCTTCTTGGCTACTTTCTTCTTACTTGATTACATCATCCTAGCCATCGTTCTAGACTTTTCTACAAACAGCCCACCGACATGGACTTTGCATGACAACCTCA from Malus domestica chromosome 01, GDT2T_hap1 includes:
- the LOC114825626 gene encoding uncharacterized protein, whose amino-acid sequence is MGDLQVVGGIKKLNNKNYNTWATCMESYLQGQDLWDIVSGNEVTDPAPVADPAPVEDPAPVEDPAPVADPTPPTQISRERKIKEGKAMFALKTTVEDDMLEYIWKAKTPKEAWDTFARLFSNRKVTRLQLLENELFSVAQRDMTIAEYFYKVKSICRELSELDPTATIAESRQKRIIIHGLRPEYRGIVVAVQGWQIQPSLVEFENLLADQEALAKQMAEVSLRGEEESLYTKSKGNFKQRANGGSKRNGDKEKGHQGGISIDVYVED